Proteins from a single region of Sphingomonas swuensis:
- the purC gene encoding phosphoribosylaminoimidazolesuccinocarboxamide synthase, whose translation MARRRQIYEGKAKILYEGPEPGTLIQYFKDDATAFNAQKRGTISGKGVINNRISEHIFTALSTIGVPTHFIRRLNMREQLIRQCEIVPIEVVIRNVAAGSISKRLGIEEGTQLPRTIIEYYLKDDALGDPMVTDEHIACFGWASQEEMNDIADLAIRINDFMAGLFAAIGIRLVDFKLEFGRVWENEYARIILADEISPDGCRLWDMRSGEKLDKDRFRQGLGGEAEAYQEVARRLGLLEGQEGENAVLDFDSHRKKRGK comes from the coding sequence ATGGCTCGACGCCGCCAGATCTACGAAGGCAAGGCCAAGATCCTCTACGAGGGTCCGGAGCCCGGCACGCTCATCCAATATTTCAAGGACGATGCGACCGCCTTCAACGCGCAGAAGCGCGGCACGATCAGCGGCAAGGGCGTCATCAACAACCGGATCAGCGAGCATATCTTCACCGCGCTGTCGACGATCGGGGTGCCGACGCACTTCATCCGCCGGCTGAACATGCGCGAGCAGCTGATCCGCCAGTGCGAGATCGTTCCGATCGAGGTGGTCATCCGCAACGTCGCCGCGGGCTCCATCTCCAAGCGGCTCGGGATCGAGGAAGGAACCCAGCTCCCGCGCACGATCATCGAATATTATCTGAAGGACGATGCGCTCGGTGACCCGATGGTCACCGACGAGCATATCGCCTGCTTCGGCTGGGCGAGCCAGGAGGAGATGAACGACATCGCCGACTTGGCGATCCGCATCAACGACTTCATGGCCGGCCTGTTCGCGGCGATCGGCATCCGTCTGGTCGACTTCAAGCTGGAGTTCGGGCGGGTGTGGGAGAACGAATACGCCCGCATCATCCTCGCCGACGAGATCAGCCCCGACGGCTGCCGGCTGTGGGACATGCGCTCGGGCGAGAAGCTCGACAAGGACCGCTTCAGACAGGGCCTGGGCGGGGAGGCCGAGGCCTATCAGGAGGTCGCGCGCAGGCTCGGGCTGCTCGAGGGGCAGGAAGGCGAGAATGCCGTGCTCGATTTCGACAGCCATCGTAAGAAGCGCGGCAAGTAA
- a CDS encoding porin family protein — MKKFFALTAASVAALAATPALAQAPQGQRVEALVGYDVVKVDLDAAGKYKDEGAVYGVGAGYDFALSNGASLGVDVEATDSTVKDSNAAGTLKAGRDLYAGGRVSFPLGADGSNVYLKGGYTNARFTADNGLVKASENLDGYRLGAGAQFALSGKAYVGGEYRFSDYESDVTRHQVALNVGTRF, encoded by the coding sequence GTGAAGAAGTTTTTTGCGCTTACCGCCGCCTCGGTTGCCGCCCTTGCCGCCACGCCGGCTCTGGCCCAGGCGCCGCAGGGCCAGCGCGTCGAAGCGCTCGTCGGCTATGACGTGGTCAAGGTCGACCTCGACGCTGCCGGCAAGTACAAGGACGAGGGCGCGGTCTACGGCGTCGGCGCGGGTTATGACTTCGCGCTGAGCAACGGCGCCTCGCTCGGCGTCGACGTCGAAGCGACCGACTCGACCGTCAAGGACAGCAATGCCGCGGGCACCCTCAAGGCCGGCCGCGACCTCTATGCCGGTGGCCGCGTCAGCTTCCCGCTCGGCGCCGACGGCAGCAACGTCTACCTGAAGGGCGGCTACACCAATGCCCGCTTCACCGCGGACAACGGGCTGGTGAAGGCGTCGGAGAACCTCGACGGCTATCGTCTCGGCGCGGGCGCGCAGTTCGCCCTGTCGGGCAAGGCCTATGTCGGCGGCGAATATCGCTTCAGCGACTATGAGAGCGACGTGACCCGTCACCAGGTCGCGCTGAACGTCGGCACCCGCTTCTAA
- a CDS encoding S9 family peptidase: MRRLLLAATAAAACLVTGSAVAQGPVPLIPRDVLFGNPERAGGQISPDGKWLSWTAPVNGVMNVWLAPASDPSAAKPMTSEKVRPIRQYFWSPDSRTLLYIQDKGGDENFLLYGVDVASGGEKLMTPFEKTRVQIVGISPLVPGRILVGVNNRDAKWHDVHSLDLATGKLTPVLMNTGDYSGFVADGRLVVRGALKSRSDGGSDYFRVIDNKVESKPLEQVGLDDSLSTNPLGFTNDGKTLYWIDSRGRNTAALIAQDVASGTKRVVAEDARADVGDILSNPETGEVEAYTVDYLRQDWKPIGSAIAGDVAFLNKRFPGDWTVTSRTRADDKWVIAAIASDRPSTSYLYDRKGQALTQLFESRPKLAGTPLVPMTPVVIKSRDGLDLVSYLTLPAGVDANRDGKADRAVPMVLFVHGGPWARDSYGFNAYHQWLANRGYAVLAVNYRGSTGLGKSFTNAGNLQWGLKMHDDLLDAVKWAVDQGVTTSDKVAIMGGSYGGYATLAGMTFTPTTFACGVDIVGPSNLETLLKTIPPYWEAGKVQFYKRMGDPTSAEGLALLKAASPLYKADQIKRPLLIGQGANDPRVNQAESEQIVAAMQAKNIPVTYVLFPDEGHGFARPVNNIAFNAVTENFLGRCLGGRAEPIGDTVAKSTAKVPHGAEYAPGLSQALGGK; encoded by the coding sequence ATGCGCCGCTTGCTTCTTGCTGCCACGGCAGCCGCCGCCTGCCTCGTGACCGGGAGCGCGGTCGCGCAGGGGCCGGTGCCGCTGATCCCGCGCGACGTGCTGTTCGGCAATCCCGAGCGTGCCGGCGGTCAGATCTCGCCCGACGGCAAGTGGCTGAGCTGGACCGCGCCGGTGAACGGCGTGATGAACGTCTGGCTGGCGCCCGCCTCCGACCCGTCCGCGGCCAAGCCGATGACAAGTGAGAAGGTCCGGCCGATCCGCCAGTATTTCTGGTCCCCGGACAGCCGCACCTTGCTCTACATCCAGGACAAGGGCGGCGACGAGAACTTCCTGCTCTACGGGGTCGATGTCGCTTCGGGCGGCGAGAAGCTGATGACCCCGTTTGAGAAGACCCGGGTGCAGATCGTCGGCATCTCGCCGCTGGTGCCCGGACGGATCCTCGTCGGGGTCAACAACCGCGACGCCAAGTGGCACGACGTCCACAGCCTCGACCTCGCGACGGGCAAGCTGACTCCGGTGCTGATGAACACCGGCGACTATTCGGGCTTCGTCGCCGACGGCCGGCTGGTGGTTCGCGGCGCGCTCAAGAGCCGAAGCGACGGCGGCAGCGACTATTTCCGGGTGATCGACAACAAGGTCGAGAGCAAGCCGCTCGAACAGGTCGGTCTCGACGACAGCCTGTCGACCAACCCGCTCGGCTTCACCAACGACGGCAAGACGCTCTACTGGATCGACAGTCGCGGACGGAACACCGCGGCGCTGATCGCACAGGACGTCGCGAGCGGGACCAAGCGGGTCGTCGCCGAGGACGCCCGGGCCGACGTCGGCGACATCCTCAGCAACCCCGAGACCGGCGAGGTCGAGGCCTATACGGTCGACTATCTGCGGCAGGACTGGAAGCCGATCGGGTCGGCCATCGCCGGCGACGTCGCCTTCCTCAACAAGCGTTTTCCGGGTGACTGGACCGTCACTTCGCGGACTCGGGCCGACGACAAGTGGGTGATCGCCGCGATCGCCAGCGACCGGCCGTCGACGAGCTACCTCTACGACCGCAAGGGCCAGGCGCTGACCCAGCTTTTCGAGAGCCGGCCCAAGCTTGCCGGGACCCCGCTGGTGCCGATGACCCCGGTGGTCATCAAGAGCCGCGATGGGCTCGACCTCGTCTCCTATCTGACGCTGCCCGCTGGGGTCGACGCCAACAGGGACGGAAAGGCCGATCGCGCGGTGCCGATGGTGCTGTTCGTCCATGGCGGACCGTGGGCTCGCGACAGCTACGGCTTCAATGCCTACCACCAGTGGCTCGCCAACCGCGGCTATGCGGTGCTCGCGGTCAATTATCGCGGCTCCACCGGGCTCGGCAAATCCTTCACCAACGCCGGCAATCTCCAGTGGGGACTGAAGATGCACGACGACCTGCTCGATGCCGTCAAATGGGCGGTCGACCAGGGCGTGACTACCAGCGACAAGGTGGCGATCATGGGCGGCAGCTATGGCGGCTATGCGACCCTTGCCGGCATGACCTTCACCCCGACAACCTTCGCCTGCGGAGTGGACATTGTCGGGCCATCCAATCTCGAGACGCTGCTGAAGACGATTCCGCCTTACTGGGAAGCGGGCAAGGTCCAGTTCTACAAGCGCATGGGCGATCCGACCTCGGCGGAGGGTCTCGCCCTGCTCAAGGCCGCGTCGCCGCTCTACAAGGCCGACCAGATCAAGCGGCCGCTGCTGATCGGGCAGGGGGCCAACGATCCCCGGGTCAACCAGGCCGAGAGCGAGCAGATCGTCGCGGCGATGCAGGCCAAGAACATCCCCGTGACCTACGTCCTGTTCCCCGACGAAGGACATGGCTTCGCCCGGCCGGTCAACAACATCGCCTTCAACGCGGTCACCGAGAATTTCCTCGGCCGCTGCCTCGGCGGGCGGGCCGAGCCGATCGGCGACACCGTCGCCAAGTCGACCGCCAAGGTCCCGCATGGAGCCGAATATGCGCCGGGGCTGAGCCAGGCGCTCGGCGGCAAGTAA
- a CDS encoding thioesterase family protein → MSSHPSLAQVVASLEVDGSALTLEAPPSWSQGRTLYGGMTAALAWATAARSRPGLPPLRSVQAAFIGPASGRLLLWPEVLRQGKSTTLVGVDVESDERLAARLTFFCGAARDSRVAHERVAMNDVAAPDGLPRMLGEGAGPTFAANFDVRHVSGGLPYSGGPPEFVMWARLENHEGADPLVSLLALADVLPPAAMPVFPEPGVISSLSWSFDLDRLPEDAGAWYLCRATSESTADGYSRQSMDIFDASGRRILAGRQTVAIFI, encoded by the coding sequence ATGTCCTCGCATCCCTCGCTCGCCCAGGTCGTCGCTTCGCTGGAGGTCGACGGCAGTGCCCTGACCCTCGAAGCACCGCCGAGCTGGAGCCAGGGCCGCACCCTCTATGGCGGGATGACCGCGGCGCTCGCCTGGGCGACGGCGGCGCGAAGCCGGCCCGGGCTTCCGCCGCTGCGATCGGTCCAGGCCGCCTTCATCGGCCCGGCCTCGGGCCGCCTGCTGCTGTGGCCCGAGGTCCTTAGGCAGGGCAAGTCGACCACCCTCGTCGGTGTCGATGTCGAGAGCGACGAGCGCCTCGCGGCGCGGCTGACCTTTTTCTGCGGCGCGGCGCGCGACAGCCGGGTCGCGCACGAGCGGGTCGCCATGAACGATGTCGCCGCACCCGACGGGCTGCCGCGAATGCTGGGCGAGGGGGCAGGGCCGACCTTCGCCGCCAACTTCGATGTCCGGCACGTGTCGGGAGGCCTACCATACAGCGGCGGGCCGCCCGAGTTCGTGATGTGGGCGCGGCTCGAGAACCATGAGGGTGCCGACCCCTTGGTCTCGCTGCTCGCGCTTGCCGACGTGCTTCCGCCGGCCGCCATGCCGGTCTTCCCCGAGCCCGGCGTGATCAGCTCGCTGAGCTGGAGCTTCGACCTCGACCGGCTGCCCGAGGACGCCGGCGCCTGGTATCTCTGCCGGGCGACGAGCGAGAGCACGGCGGACGGCTATTCGCGCCAGTCGATGGACATCTTCGACGCCTCGGGCCGCCGGATCCTCGCAGGACGGCAGACGGTGGCGATCTTCATCTAG